A single region of the Thermoleophilum album genome encodes:
- a CDS encoding NAD(P) transhydrogenase subunit alpha yields MDLLTELTILVLAAFVGFEVISKVPNTLHTPLMSATNAIHGIVLLGGLLVIGRADGLLDNVILVIAIAFGTINIVGGFLVTDRMLEMFKRKPAKGEAAKSGERERAGVGV; encoded by the coding sequence ATGGACCTGCTCACCGAACTGACGATCCTGGTGCTGGCCGCGTTCGTCGGGTTCGAGGTGATCTCGAAGGTGCCGAACACGCTGCACACGCCGCTGATGTCGGCGACGAACGCGATCCACGGAATCGTCCTGCTCGGCGGCCTGCTCGTGATCGGCCGCGCCGACGGGCTCCTCGACAACGTGATCCTCGTGATCGCGATCGCCTTCGGCACGATCAACATCGTCGGCGGCTTCCTCGTCACCGACCGGATGCTCGAGATGTTCAAGCGCAAGCCGGCAAAGGGCGAGGCGGCGAAGAGTGGCGAGCGCGAGCGCGCGGGGGTGGGCGTATGA
- a CDS encoding Re/Si-specific NAD(P)(+) transhydrogenase subunit alpha, whose translation MRISVPKESAAGERRVALTPEVVERLVRSGLEVAIEPGAGLGSHHSDEQYREAGAKVEAGAGLSGDVVVKVQPPSLDEVGQLREGAVLIGFLQPFTSPELVRALAQARVTALAMEAIPRITRAQAMDALSSQATVAGYQAALIAARELPRFFPMLTTAAGTIRPAKVLVLGAGVAGLQAIATARRLGAIVFGYDVRAAVREQIESLGARFLEIDLGIEDAEAQGGYARPLTEEEQQRQRELLADAIAGMDAVISTAAVPGRRAPLLIIEDAVRRMPAGSVIVDLAAETGGNCELTKAGETVEAHDVKVIGPVNLPSAMPDHASQLYARNIQALLELVTEEGKLALDFEDEIVRSACITRDGEIVHEGVRQAIGAPAT comes from the coding sequence ATGCGGATCTCGGTACCGAAAGAATCTGCCGCCGGCGAGCGCCGCGTAGCGCTCACGCCCGAGGTGGTCGAGCGCTTGGTGCGCTCGGGCCTCGAAGTGGCGATCGAGCCCGGCGCCGGCCTCGGCTCCCATCACAGCGACGAGCAGTACCGCGAGGCCGGTGCCAAGGTCGAAGCAGGAGCTGGCCTGAGCGGCGACGTCGTAGTCAAGGTTCAGCCCCCCTCGCTCGACGAGGTCGGGCAGCTGCGCGAGGGCGCGGTATTGATCGGCTTCCTCCAGCCCTTCACCTCTCCCGAACTCGTGCGCGCTCTGGCACAAGCGCGCGTGACGGCGCTGGCGATGGAAGCGATCCCGCGGATCACGCGCGCGCAAGCGATGGACGCGCTCTCGTCGCAGGCCACCGTCGCGGGGTACCAGGCGGCACTTATCGCAGCCCGCGAGCTACCGCGCTTTTTCCCCATGCTCACGACTGCGGCCGGCACGATCCGCCCGGCGAAGGTGCTAGTGCTCGGCGCCGGTGTCGCCGGCCTGCAGGCGATCGCCACTGCCCGACGCCTCGGCGCGATCGTTTTCGGCTACGACGTTCGCGCAGCCGTCCGCGAGCAGATCGAGTCGCTGGGAGCGCGCTTCCTCGAGATCGACCTCGGGATCGAGGACGCCGAAGCCCAGGGCGGCTACGCGCGACCGCTCACCGAAGAGGAGCAACAGCGCCAGCGCGAGCTGCTCGCCGACGCGATCGCCGGGATGGACGCGGTGATCTCGACCGCCGCCGTTCCCGGCCGACGCGCCCCGCTTTTGATCATCGAGGACGCGGTCCGGCGGATGCCGGCCGGGTCGGTGATCGTCGACCTCGCTGCCGAGACCGGCGGCAACTGCGAGCTGACGAAGGCGGGCGAGACCGTCGAGGCGCACGACGTGAAGGTGATAGGGCCGGTCAACCTGCCGTCGGCGATGCCCGATCACGCCTCGCAGCTTTACGCACGCAACATTCAGGCGCTGCTCGAGCTCGTCACGGAAGAGGGCAAGCTCGCGCTCGACTTCGAGGACGAGATCGTTCGCTCGGCGTGCATCACGCGCGACGGCGAAATCGTTCACGAGGGCGTCCGCCAGGCGATCGGCGCGCCGGCAACCTGA
- a CDS encoding sigma-70 family RNA polymerase sigma factor, with translation MVASKEAEPGGENRGGRPRKRTLLPQALLRQLGDEQLVRRVQRGDDRAFEVLFERHLPPLLGFCRHLTGSHDDAEDAVQHAFAAAYRELRSGTGRELAFKPWLYTVARNRCLSLLRERRTTALGGEHAEAAQPVTVEQREEIRAVLADLRALPHDQRAALLLFELADMSQSEIAHVLGVETARVKALVFRARTTLIKMREARERPCAEVREELATLRGGSLRRSPIALHLRSCPGCREFRQRVARQRALLALALPVAVTPALKSSLAAGAGLHQASSAGGVAAGAGGVAAGGAMAGSGAAAGAGGVAAAGGAAAAGSAVTGAASAGGAAFAAKVVAAALALGVGATGGTAAVKHFATTASKEPGGSGAAVQDGAHRAATADTRAGRAAGPDAARGSAAGGKRRNADQRRVRTGSGTDGERSRARAAQEKRRQHATSDRARRGRDRQRATHSGRARKIARGRQRATAGVRKRVAAPRTRADTRPRTGAPSPTQAPRPSSSRPKDRSGGYREPPERSSAPPQSPVPPAADRGDRQAGNDGSEGSYAGGRSLSKVSKGAPARSD, from the coding sequence ATGGTGGCAAGCAAGGAAGCTGAGCCCGGCGGGGAGAACCGCGGCGGACGCCCGCGCAAGCGGACCCTGCTGCCCCAGGCACTGCTTCGCCAGCTCGGAGACGAACAGCTGGTGCGTCGCGTGCAGCGCGGCGACGACCGCGCGTTCGAGGTGCTCTTCGAGCGACACCTGCCCCCACTGCTCGGCTTCTGTCGGCACCTCACCGGCTCGCACGACGACGCCGAGGACGCCGTGCAGCACGCCTTCGCCGCCGCCTACCGCGAGCTGCGCTCGGGCACCGGGCGCGAGCTCGCCTTCAAACCCTGGCTCTACACGGTGGCACGGAACCGCTGCCTATCGCTCTTGCGCGAACGTCGCACGACCGCGCTCGGCGGGGAGCACGCGGAGGCAGCCCAACCTGTCACCGTCGAGCAGCGCGAGGAGATCCGCGCGGTCCTCGCCGACCTGCGCGCGCTTCCCCACGACCAGCGTGCAGCGCTGCTTCTTTTCGAACTCGCGGACATGTCGCAGAGCGAGATCGCGCACGTGCTCGGAGTGGAGACGGCCAGGGTGAAGGCGCTCGTCTTTCGCGCACGCACGACGTTGATCAAGATGCGCGAGGCGCGCGAGCGCCCATGCGCCGAGGTGCGCGAGGAGCTGGCGACGCTGCGCGGCGGCTCGCTGCGCCGCAGCCCGATCGCGCTACACCTGCGCAGCTGCCCAGGCTGCCGCGAGTTCCGGCAGCGCGTTGCGCGCCAGCGTGCGCTGCTCGCGCTCGCCCTGCCGGTGGCGGTGACGCCGGCGCTAAAGAGCTCGCTGGCGGCTGGCGCCGGGCTGCACCAAGCAAGCTCGGCGGGTGGCGTGGCCGCTGGCGCGGGCGGCGTCGCCGCCGGTGGCGCGATGGCCGGCAGCGGGGCCGCAGCAGGGGCGGGTGGCGTCGCCGCGGCTGGTGGCGCCGCTGCAGCTGGCAGCGCCGTGACGGGCGCGGCGAGCGCCGGCGGGGCCGCGTTCGCTGCCAAGGTCGTGGCTGCGGCGCTAGCGCTCGGCGTCGGCGCGACCGGCGGCACGGCGGCTGTCAAGCACTTCGCCACCACCGCGAGCAAGGAACCGGGCGGAAGCGGCGCCGCTGTGCAAGACGGCGCACACCGCGCCGCGACTGCGGACACTCGCGCCGGACGCGCAGCCGGCCCCGACGCTGCCCGCGGCAGCGCAGCCGGCGGCAAGCGACGCAACGCCGATCAACGCCGGGTGCGGACCGGGAGCGGCACAGACGGCGAGCGGTCGCGAGCGCGCGCCGCACAGGAGAAGCGGCGCCAGCACGCCACCAGCGATCGCGCCCGCCGCGGGCGCGATCGCCAGCGCGCCACGCACTCCGGGCGCGCCCGCAAGATCGCACGCGGGCGGCAACGCGCGACGGCCGGGGTTCGCAAGCGCGTGGCGGCACCGCGCACGCGTGCCGATACACGCCCACGCACCGGGGCGCCTTCGCCGACACAGGCGCCGCGTCCGAGCAGCTCACGCCCGAAAGACCGAAGCGGCGGCTATAGGGAACCGCCTGAGCGCAGCTCGGCGCCTCCCCAGTCGCCGGTTCCCCCTGCCGCTGACAGAGGCGATCGGCAAGCGGGCAACGACGGCAGTGAGGGTAGTTACGCCGGCGGCCGCAGCCTTAGCAAGGTGAGCAAAGGCGCCCCTGCGCGCTCCGATTAG
- a CDS encoding NAD(P)(+) transhydrogenase (Re/Si-specific) subunit beta, producing the protein MSLPSAFSLQDPDFIRACYLAAFPLFILGLRFLNHPRTARRGNAIAAVGMAIAVAATLLDREVGDYGLIALGIALGTVIGVPAARAVKMTAMPQMVALFNGVGGGAVALIAWAEFRHYGGDMPLDQMIPTLFAAIVGSVSFWGSNIAFGKLQELIPGRPIMLPAQQFVNIALLVGSVACAVAIAAGSDSEALFIAVLVLAALLGNMVVLPIGGADMPVVISMLNALTGLSAASAGIALDNVALIVAGIIVGASGSILTNLMAQAMNRSIANIVAGGFGGAPAGAAATAAASEGRTVRQTDPADAAIQLAYARRVVIAPGYGMAVAQAQHAVRELMDELDKRGVEVDFAIHPVAGRMPGHMNVLLAEADVPYDKLKEMDEINPEFPQVDVVLVLGANDVTNPAAREQPDSPIYGMPILDVDKAQQVIIVKRSLNPGFAGIDNPLFYKENCALLFGDAKEAVSQIVSELQAL; encoded by the coding sequence ATGAGCCTTCCGAGCGCCTTCAGCCTCCAGGACCCGGATTTCATCCGCGCCTGCTACCTGGCGGCGTTCCCGCTGTTCATCCTCGGTCTGCGGTTCCTCAACCACCCGCGTACAGCTCGTCGTGGCAACGCGATCGCCGCCGTCGGCATGGCGATCGCCGTGGCGGCGACGCTCCTCGACCGCGAGGTCGGCGACTACGGTCTGATCGCGCTCGGCATCGCACTTGGCACGGTCATCGGGGTGCCGGCGGCGCGCGCCGTGAAGATGACGGCGATGCCGCAGATGGTGGCGCTCTTCAACGGCGTCGGTGGTGGCGCCGTGGCGCTCATCGCCTGGGCCGAGTTCCGTCACTACGGCGGCGACATGCCGCTCGACCAGATGATCCCGACGCTCTTCGCAGCGATCGTCGGCTCGGTGTCGTTCTGGGGTTCGAACATCGCCTTCGGCAAGCTCCAGGAGCTGATCCCCGGGCGCCCGATCATGCTGCCCGCGCAGCAGTTCGTGAACATCGCGCTGCTCGTCGGGTCGGTCGCGTGCGCTGTCGCGATCGCGGCGGGCTCCGACTCGGAAGCGCTCTTCATCGCGGTACTGGTGCTCGCCGCGCTGCTCGGGAACATGGTCGTGCTGCCGATCGGCGGCGCCGACATGCCGGTCGTGATCTCGATGCTGAACGCCCTCACCGGCCTATCGGCAGCGTCGGCGGGTATCGCGCTTGACAACGTCGCGCTGATCGTCGCCGGCATCATCGTCGGCGCCTCCGGTTCGATCCTCACCAACCTCATGGCGCAGGCGATGAACCGCTCGATCGCCAACATCGTCGCCGGTGGTTTCGGCGGCGCGCCCGCCGGCGCCGCTGCCACGGCGGCCGCGTCCGAGGGCCGCACGGTCCGCCAGACCGACCCCGCCGACGCGGCGATCCAGCTGGCCTACGCGCGCCGCGTTGTGATCGCGCCGGGTTACGGCATGGCGGTGGCACAGGCACAGCACGCCGTGCGCGAGCTGATGGACGAGCTCGACAAGCGTGGGGTCGAGGTCGACTTCGCCATCCACCCCGTCGCCGGGCGTATGCCCGGGCACATGAACGTGCTGCTAGCCGAAGCCGACGTGCCCTACGACAAGCTGAAGGAGATGGACGAGATCAACCCCGAGTTCCCGCAGGTGGACGTGGTGCTCGTCCTCGGCGCCAACGACGTCACGAACCCGGCGGCGCGCGAGCAGCCCGACTCGCCGATCTACGGCATGCCGATCCTCGACGTCGACAAGGCGCAGCAGGTGATTATCGTCAAGCGATCGCTCAACCCGGGCTTCGCAGGCATCGACAACCCGCTCTTCTACAAGGAGAACTGCGCGCTGCTCTTCGGCGACGCCAAGGAAGCGGTTTCGCAGATCGTCTCGGAGCTGCAGGCTCTCTAG
- a CDS encoding PfkB family carbohydrate kinase — protein MRATNYAVVGHVEWCDFVRVDKVPLSGEIVHADAHFAEPAGGGAVAAVELARLAGDVLFFTALGDDELGARARQRLGELGVTVFASEQRLPQRRALVFLEQGGERTITVLGSRLGPAGAEPLPWQRLTGAAVYFTAGDRTALERARQGRLLVATARALDVLRGSGVAVDVLVRSGRDRGERYEPGWLEPPPRVVVTTLGRDGGYAELAGGERLEWRAEAVADDEIADTYGAGDCFAAGLTWALGSGRDLPEALAVAAHCGAACVRRQGPYGSQIAG, from the coding sequence GTGCGCGCGACGAACTACGCGGTCGTCGGCCACGTCGAGTGGTGCGACTTCGTCCGCGTGGACAAGGTGCCGCTAAGTGGCGAGATCGTGCACGCCGACGCCCACTTCGCCGAGCCTGCTGGGGGCGGCGCCGTCGCTGCCGTCGAGCTCGCGCGTCTCGCCGGCGACGTGCTCTTTTTCACCGCCCTCGGCGACGACGAGCTCGGCGCTCGCGCCCGGCAGCGGCTCGGCGAGCTCGGTGTGACGGTGTTCGCGAGCGAGCAGCGTCTCCCGCAGCGGCGGGCGCTGGTCTTCCTGGAACAGGGTGGCGAGCGCACGATCACCGTGCTCGGATCGCGTCTCGGCCCGGCGGGAGCGGAACCGTTGCCGTGGCAGCGCCTGACGGGAGCGGCCGTCTACTTCACCGCCGGCGACCGCACGGCGCTCGAGCGCGCTCGCCAGGGGCGGCTGCTCGTCGCCACCGCGCGCGCCCTCGACGTTCTGCGCGGCAGCGGTGTCGCGGTCGATGTGCTGGTGCGAAGCGGGCGCGATCGCGGCGAGCGCTACGAGCCGGGATGGCTCGAGCCCCCGCCGCGCGTCGTCGTTACGACCCTCGGGCGCGACGGCGGTTATGCCGAGCTCGCTGGCGGCGAGCGCCTCGAGTGGCGCGCCGAGGCGGTCGCGGACGACGAGATCGCCGACACCTACGGCGCCGGCGACTGTTTTGCCGCCGGTCTCACCTGGGCGCTCGGCAGCGGACGCGACCTCCCCGAAGCTCTCGCTGTGGCCGCCCACTGCGGGGCCGCGTGCGTGCGCCGCCAGGGCCCTTACGGCAGCCAGATCGCCGGCTGA
- a CDS encoding flavin-containing monooxygenase produces MLRIGRVCIVGAGSSGIAACQVMQANGIDFDCFERGSQVGGNWRYENDNGMSSAYKSLFINTSRRMMEYRSYPMPDDYPDYPHHSQIAKYFDDFVDHFGLREKITFRHEVERVEPSDDGWLVTVRNVDTGERRSAVYDAVLVANGHHWHPRYPEPPFPGQETFVGEQLHSHYYREPDERFVDRTVLVLGFGNSAVDIACESSRVSKITYLAMRRGAWVIPKYIEGKPVDQLQNEWTSRLPFRLQRWYLQRLIVKTQGRMEDYGLPKPDHKLGEAHPTISSELLPRIGHGRIKPKPNIARIDGDTVHFVDGSSAQVDTIVWCTGYKIDFPFLPREVVDPKDNRVELYRHVVHPDWPGLYFIGLVQPLGAIMPIAEAQSEWIADLLLGRCALPDRERMLREIERDQRKMRKRYVASPRHTIQVDFYPYMRAIRRERRRRSRRSAPSPVAVPRLQTQGAS; encoded by the coding sequence GTGCTGCGCATAGGGCGCGTTTGCATAGTCGGAGCGGGTTCCTCGGGCATCGCGGCTTGCCAGGTGATGCAAGCCAACGGGATCGATTTCGATTGTTTCGAGCGTGGTTCGCAGGTCGGCGGCAACTGGCGCTACGAGAACGACAACGGGATGTCGTCCGCCTACAAGTCGCTGTTCATCAACACCTCGCGGCGGATGATGGAGTACCGCTCCTACCCGATGCCGGACGACTACCCGGACTACCCGCACCACAGCCAGATCGCCAAGTACTTCGACGACTTCGTAGACCACTTCGGTCTGCGCGAGAAGATCACGTTTCGCCACGAGGTCGAGCGCGTCGAGCCGAGCGACGACGGCTGGCTCGTCACGGTTCGCAACGTCGACACCGGCGAGCGTCGCAGCGCCGTTTACGACGCCGTGCTAGTGGCCAACGGCCACCACTGGCACCCGCGTTACCCGGAGCCGCCGTTCCCGGGCCAGGAGACCTTCGTGGGCGAGCAGCTGCACAGCCACTACTACCGCGAACCGGACGAACGCTTCGTTGACCGCACCGTCCTCGTCCTGGGTTTCGGCAACTCGGCTGTCGACATCGCCTGCGAAAGCTCGCGCGTGTCGAAGATCACCTATCTGGCGATGCGCCGCGGCGCGTGGGTGATTCCCAAGTACATCGAGGGCAAACCGGTCGACCAGCTCCAGAACGAGTGGACGAGCCGCCTGCCCTTCCGGCTCCAGCGCTGGTACCTGCAGCGTCTGATCGTCAAGACACAAGGCCGCATGGAGGACTACGGTCTTCCCAAGCCCGACCACAAGTTGGGCGAGGCGCACCCGACGATCTCCTCGGAGCTGCTTCCGCGCATCGGCCACGGGCGGATCAAGCCCAAGCCCAACATTGCGCGCATCGACGGCGACACCGTCCATTTCGTGGACGGCTCGAGCGCCCAGGTGGACACGATCGTCTGGTGCACCGGCTACAAGATCGACTTCCCGTTCCTGCCGCGCGAAGTGGTCGACCCCAAGGACAACCGCGTAGAGCTCTACCGGCACGTGGTGCATCCCGACTGGCCGGGGCTCTACTTCATCGGTCTCGTGCAGCCGTTGGGCGCGATCATGCCGATCGCGGAAGCTCAGTCGGAGTGGATCGCCGATCTTCTGCTCGGGCGCTGCGCGCTGCCCGACCGTGAGCGGATGCTGCGCGAGATCGAGCGCGACCAGCGCAAGATGCGCAAGCGCTACGTTGCCTCGCCGCGGCACACGATCCAGGTCGACTTCTATCCCTACATGCGTGCGATCAGGCGCGAGCGGCGGCGGCGCTCTCGGCGTAGCGCGCCCAGTCCGGTCGCCGTCCCGCGTTTGCAGACGCAGGGTGCTTCGTAG
- a CDS encoding 2-oxoacid:acceptor oxidoreductase subunit alpha, protein MAKTLEKKDHVVVRFAGDSGDGMQVVGSRFTDETAAAGNDLATLPDFPAEIRAPAGTPHGVSAFQIHFASRDILTPGDRPNVLVAMNPAALKVNLPALERGGTIIVNEDGFNDNNLRKAGYASNPLEDGSLDGYTVFRVPMTSLTVRATQGIDGLTSRDAARSKNFFALGLVSWLYGRPTEPTIEWIERRFAERPAIRDANLAAFHAGWNFGETTEALAVHYEVEPAKLPPGTYRNVNGTQATALGLIAASVRSGLPLFYASYPITPASELLHTLSRQRRFGVRTVQAEDEIAAAGMALGAAFAGNLAVTATSGPGMDLKAETIGLAVMLELPLVIIDVQRAGPSTGMPTKTEQSDLLMALYGRHGESPLPVVAAATPAHCFDAALEAARIAITYRTPVILLTDTFLANSSEPWRLPEIDELPHIDPEFAQPPSDADSDERPKFLPYQRDERLRRPWAIPGTPGLQHRIGGLEKQHETGAISYDPQNHEFMTRLREERIARIANDIPELAVDDPGGADLLVLGWGSTYGAIHGAVRKLRRERGVKVAAAHLTHLNPLPANTGEVLRRYRRVLVPELNRGQLARLLRAEYLVDVESFSKVTGLPMFTADIVEQIELRVERARRAA, encoded by the coding sequence ATGGCAAAGACGCTCGAGAAGAAAGACCACGTCGTCGTCCGCTTCGCCGGCGACTCTGGCGATGGCATGCAGGTCGTCGGCAGCCGTTTCACCGACGAGACGGCGGCTGCCGGCAACGACCTCGCCACGCTCCCCGACTTCCCGGCCGAGATCCGCGCTCCGGCGGGTACGCCGCACGGCGTCTCGGCCTTTCAGATCCACTTCGCTTCGCGCGACATCCTCACGCCCGGCGACCGGCCGAACGTGCTCGTGGCGATGAACCCAGCGGCGCTCAAAGTGAACCTGCCGGCGCTCGAGCGCGGGGGCACGATCATCGTCAACGAGGACGGTTTCAACGACAACAACCTGCGCAAGGCTGGATACGCGAGCAACCCGCTCGAGGACGGCTCGCTCGACGGGTACACGGTTTTCCGCGTGCCGATGACGAGTCTCACTGTGCGGGCGACGCAGGGGATCGACGGGCTCACCTCGCGCGACGCTGCGCGTTCTAAGAACTTCTTTGCGCTCGGCCTTGTCTCGTGGCTGTACGGGCGGCCGACTGAGCCGACGATCGAGTGGATCGAGCGGCGCTTCGCCGAGCGGCCGGCGATCCGCGACGCCAACCTCGCCGCCTTCCACGCCGGTTGGAACTTCGGGGAAACGACCGAGGCGCTCGCCGTCCACTACGAGGTCGAGCCGGCCAAGCTACCACCGGGCACCTACCGCAACGTCAACGGCACGCAGGCTACGGCGCTCGGCCTGATCGCAGCGAGCGTGCGGTCGGGGCTGCCGCTGTTCTACGCCAGCTACCCGATCACGCCAGCGTCCGAGCTGTTGCACACGCTCTCGCGCCAGCGGCGCTTCGGCGTGCGCACCGTTCAGGCCGAAGACGAGATCGCTGCTGCCGGTATGGCATTGGGCGCGGCTTTTGCCGGCAACCTTGCGGTCACAGCGACGAGCGGCCCGGGCATGGACCTCAAGGCCGAGACGATCGGGCTCGCGGTGATGCTCGAGCTGCCGCTCGTGATCATCGACGTTCAGCGCGCCGGGCCCTCGACGGGCATGCCCACAAAGACCGAGCAGTCCGACCTGCTGATGGCCCTCTACGGTCGCCACGGCGAGTCGCCGCTCCCGGTGGTGGCAGCGGCAACGCCGGCGCACTGCTTCGACGCTGCGCTCGAGGCGGCGCGGATCGCGATCACCTATCGCACGCCGGTGATCCTGCTAACCGACACGTTCCTCGCCAACTCCTCGGAGCCCTGGCGCCTGCCCGAGATCGACGAGTTGCCGCACATCGATCCCGAATTCGCTCAGCCGCCCAGCGACGCCGACAGCGACGAGCGGCCGAAGTTCCTTCCCTACCAGCGCGACGAGCGTCTGCGCCGGCCGTGGGCGATCCCTGGTACGCCCGGCCTGCAGCACCGCATCGGCGGGCTCGAGAAGCAGCACGAGACCGGCGCGATCAGCTACGACCCGCAGAACCACGAGTTCATGACACGGTTGCGCGAGGAGCGGATCGCGCGGATCGCCAACGACATCCCCGAGCTCGCGGTCGACGATCCCGGCGGCGCCGACCTGCTGGTGCTCGGTTGGGGCTCGACCTACGGGGCGATCCACGGTGCGGTGCGCAAACTGCGGCGCGAGCGGGGGGTCAAGGTCGCTGCGGCGCATCTGACCCACCTCAACCCGCTGCCCGCGAACACCGGCGAGGTGTTGCGCCGCTATCGGCGCGTGCTCGTGCCCGAGCTGAACCGCGGCCAGCTGGCACGGTTGTTGCGCGCCGAGTATCTCGTCGACGTCGAGAGCTTCTCGAAGGTGACGGGCCTGCCGATGTTCACCGCTGACATCGTCGAGCAGATCGAGCTGCGCGTCGAGCGCGCACGGAGGGCGGCGTGA
- a CDS encoding aldehyde dehydrogenase family protein, producing MAEVETARRTGTSDGEGAQAAAQAAAESSSSGRSSTDSRLEVRNPATGEVIARLEQVDSAGLAAMVERARAAQPAWEALGFEGRGRLLRELQQWVLRNDTRIADTIVAENGKAFEDALLAEVGYAAQALGFWAKRAPKYLADEKVHSNSPFVFGRKLRVRYAPVGLVGVIGPWNYPLTNNFGDCIPALAAGNAVILKPASLTPLTSLLLEEGTREVGFPEGVFQVAVMPGSMAGELIDAVDYVMFTGSTEVGRKVMERAARTLTPVGLELGGKDPMIVLADADLERAANAAVYYSMQNTGQTCISIERVYVEEPVYDEFVRLVVEKARKLRIGRPSGPGSVDVGAMTSPEQLEIVERHVRDAAEKGARILVGGKRVDGDGLFFEPTVIADADHSMLCMREETFGPTLPIMKVRDVDEAIRLANDSPYGLQASVWTRDTEKGMRVARQVEAGACCVNDALVNYLALELPMGGWKASGLGSRHGADGIRKYTKRQSILVTRFAPKRDLHMFPYRARTTRLLGRLFRLLWGRRSG from the coding sequence ATGGCTGAGGTCGAGACCGCGCGCAGGACCGGTACCAGCGACGGCGAGGGGGCGCAAGCCGCAGCGCAAGCTGCTGCCGAGAGCTCCAGCAGTGGTCGCAGCTCCACCGACAGCCGTCTCGAGGTCCGCAACCCCGCTACGGGCGAGGTCATCGCTCGTCTAGAGCAGGTCGATTCGGCGGGCCTAGCCGCGATGGTCGAGCGCGCCCGCGCTGCGCAACCGGCGTGGGAGGCGCTCGGTTTCGAGGGTCGCGGACGTCTCTTGCGCGAGCTCCAGCAGTGGGTGCTGCGTAACGACACCCGCATCGCCGACACGATCGTCGCCGAGAACGGCAAGGCGTTCGAGGACGCGCTTCTCGCTGAGGTCGGCTACGCCGCCCAAGCGCTCGGGTTCTGGGCGAAGCGCGCGCCCAAATACCTCGCCGACGAGAAGGTGCACTCGAACTCGCCGTTCGTCTTCGGGCGCAAGCTGCGTGTGCGCTACGCGCCCGTCGGGCTCGTCGGCGTGATCGGGCCCTGGAACTACCCGCTCACCAACAACTTCGGTGACTGCATTCCGGCGCTCGCCGCCGGCAACGCGGTGATTCTCAAACCGGCGAGCCTGACGCCGCTCACGTCGCTGCTCCTCGAGGAGGGAACGCGCGAAGTCGGGTTCCCGGAGGGGGTTTTCCAGGTCGCGGTGATGCCCGGCAGCATGGCCGGCGAGCTGATCGACGCTGTCGACTACGTGATGTTCACCGGCTCGACGGAGGTCGGGCGCAAGGTGATGGAGCGCGCCGCGCGCACGCTCACGCCGGTGGGCCTCGAGCTCGGCGGCAAGGACCCGATGATCGTCCTCGCCGATGCCGACCTCGAGCGGGCGGCCAACGCTGCCGTCTACTACTCGATGCAAAACACCGGCCAAACGTGCATCTCGATCGAGCGCGTCTACGTCGAGGAGCCGGTCTACGACGAGTTCGTGCGCCTCGTCGTCGAGAAGGCGCGCAAGCTGCGTATCGGGCGGCCGAGCGGCCCCGGCTCCGTGGACGTCGGGGCGATGACCTCGCCCGAGCAGCTCGAGATCGTCGAGCGGCACGTTCGCGACGCTGCCGAGAAGGGCGCGCGGATCCTCGTCGGCGGCAAGCGCGTCGACGGCGACGGGCTGTTCTTCGAGCCGACGGTGATCGCCGACGCCGACCACTCGATGCTCTGCATGCGCGAAGAGACGTTCGGTCCGACGCTGCCGATCATGAAGGTCCGCGACGTCGACGAGGCGATCCGGCTCGCCAACGACTCGCCCTACGGCCTGCAGGCGTCGGTTTGGACGCGCGACACCGAGAAGGGCATGCGCGTCGCACGCCAGGTCGAGGCCGGTGCCTGCTGCGTCAACGACGCGCTCGTCAACTACCTGGCGCTCGAGCTGCCGATGGGCGGCTGGAAGGCGTCGGGACTCGGTTCGCGCCACGGCGCCGACGGGATCCGCAAGTACACGAAGAGGCAGTCGATCCTCGTAACGCGTTTCGCGCCTAAGCGCGATCTGCACATGTTTCCCTACCGGGCGCGGACGACGCGCTTGCTCGGACGTCTGTTCCGCCTGCTCTGGGGTCGGCGTAGCGGCTAG